Below is a window of Oryza brachyantha chromosome 10, ObraRS2, whole genome shotgun sequence DNA.
TCTGATGCAATTTCGTCATTTCTGCAGGCAACAGTCAAAGATATAGTTTCCACCATAATTGAGAACCGCCTatggtaatattttattaaaccaAGCTGGGTCTGGGATGGGCAGGGAACAAATATGCAGCTCATCAGCAAAGAGATGTTGACATATTTTCTGTTGAATACTCCCTTGCTCTTCTAGAATTTTGTAACTATGATTTATTTGGGGTTGATCTACCACAAAGTGATATCTCCACCAAGTAATTCTGTAACCAATGTTCTACAAGTTTCGATGATAGTTTTGATGAGTATTCAGGTCTATGATCTTTTTAATTCTAATGCTTGTACTCATGTTGCATTGCTAATTTCTGGCCTAAATTTGTCCCAAGCTGGCATGTTCacctaatatttttctcttgacAATAAATTGTATTATGAAAACCCACCTCCCGTAAAATCTGATGATTTGACCATGCACCTCCACAGAACATGAGAGTCAATTGAAGAACTGACCCCAAGTTCCCAACTCGATCGACACAGGGAAAATTATCTTACGTAAAAACCAATCCTGCATGCATGAACAATTTAGAACCAGCACAAGGCATCATCAAGCAGCAACAGATGAAGATTACTTGCAGAAAATTGCAGCATCTCATGGTACAATTACGTCAAAGCAAAAGCACAAACATGCAACGAGAGTAAAATCTGTGCAGTTCTTTCGAGCGCAggaaatttatatgattttcacAGAAACATTTTAATCCCTtcaaaaattatcaagaaattcCTCCAAACTGAATAAGCGGTGAACATTATCttacaaaaaacaaaagtaaacCTTGGAACAAAGAATGAATAGAGTCGTGAGAAGTGAAAAAATTCCAGCGTCAGCAACGGAGCCTAATTGTTGCATGGGTCTTGCCGCTGCTACCGTTAGAGATTTATATCTGTACGGTTAAAGATAACAGAGTTAAATAGAAATTctacagataaaaaaaattatagagagatataataaaatatttatgtgtaCTCTAAATTTCTCTCTTATGTACACGATATAGTAAAGATTTAGATACATACCGTTAGAAATAACAGAGTTAAATAAAACCTTTAgatttaaagataaaatcatagagagatacgataaaatatttatgttgtacTCTAAATTTTTCTCTCGTTTATACACGATAAATATACTACAACGGTTAATACAATACACAATAGATCGTAACTTTCTCTCTATTCAATTTTTTCACAGCTACCACCTTGGCCCTCGTCGCCATGACGCTGAGCGCCACCGTCACCTCCATCTCCGGCATCGCCGCAATCGGTCGACATCTCGACGCCCTCCCATGCCCTGACAGCCACCGTCGCCTCCATGTGCGGCATCACAGCCGCCGTCGATCAACATCTCCTCGGCCTCGCCCCCGGTGTCCTCGTCGTGGCAAAATTTGTCGAAGCCAAGTTCGGTGCCGTCGTCAAATCGGAAGATCAAGTCACCATCCGATCTTTGGAAGTTGCCTAAGAGATCGAGCCACGGCGCCACCGTCGAGGGGGAGCCCTGctgcgcgtcgccgtcggccatggcggcggcgccgccgccgtctgcctGCGGCTCCTGCTGGTCCTGGAGGACGCCGTAGTCGACGAGGCCGTACTGGTGGCTGCTGtagtcgtcggcggcggcggcgccctgcGGTGGCGAGAGCTGGTGGTCGACGGATGCTGGCGCCGGCGAGTTCTGCCCGGTGGtgtccggctccggcggcctcACGGCGAGCGGCTGAATCAGCGGATTCAGCGGCCAATCTGTTGTATCATCTTCCTGGAGGTAGTCATCGTAATCCATCGGCTCGCCCGGTGACAGCAACCCGTCCGGCGAGGTCAAGCTCAGCGGCGACAAGAGGTCGAACATTGCCCAGTCTTCTTCTTCCATAAGCTCAGTGCCTCTCCGCGACGCCGCGTACGGCTGCGAGGTCGAGGCGACGTTCGACTGGTCCGCCATGGACATCATCCCTCCGGCCAGGCCGGGCGCCACCTGCTGCAGTGGaagcgccgacgccgccaacCACCCGTCGAAGCCCTCCGGTGGAGGCAGCGGCAATATCAGCGACGACGATCCGGCCAGGTCCAGCGAGGTCAAGCGCAGCGGCGACAAGTCACTGTGCTCGACCATCTCCCAGTCTTCCTCTTCCATGAGGTCACTGCCTCTCCGCGACGCCGCGTACGGCTGCGAGGTCGAGGTGACGTTCGACTGGTCCGCCATGGACATCATCCCTCCAGCCAGGCCCGGCGCCACCTGCTGCAGTggcagcgccgtcgccgcgaacCACCCGTCGAAGCCCTCCAGTGGAGGCAGCGCCAATATCGGCGACGACGATCCGGCCAGGTCCGGCGAGGTCAAGCTCAGCGGCGACAAGACACTGTTCTCGAACGTTTCCCTTTCCTCTTCCATGAGCTCGGTGCCTGTCTGCGACGCCGCGTACGGCTGCGAGGTCGAGCCGACGTTCGCCTGGTCCGCCATGGACATCATCCCTCCGGCCAGCCCCGGCGCCACCTGCTGCAGTggcagcgccgtcgccgccaaccACTCGTCGAAGCCCTCCGGTGGAGGCAGCGCCAAtatcggcggcgacgacccggCCAGCTCCAGCAGTAGctgtggcgccggcggcaactGCGGCGGTATCTccgtcgacgccgacgtggagggctccaccacctcctcgtcctcctccgcctcctgctcctcctccttccttcccATCTTGTACAGGCGGTACACGGCAAGGTCCTCGAGCTTTcccaaaaccaacaaaattttatcaatcaaGGCGCCGAAATTAATCGCATCCAAATTCGATCAGCCGACGAACACGATCAAGTCAATCACAAGAACAGATCAAGAGATCAAGTGCGCGATGACGACGCGATGCAGATTGATTTAAACGAAGCTAAATTAGTAGCTCGAACTGACCTCCTTGTTCTTGGAGCCAGGAATGAACTTGCAGAACTCGTGCATGCCCCAGTTGGTCTTGACGGACTCCGCCTTCTTGTCGCCGCCGAGCCTGCGCTCGTAGAACACCATGGTGAGCCTCtggccgacggcgacgtcgcggcCGCCCTTCTTGGTCTCCACCGTCTTGCTGCCGCCGGAGGCCTTccacgtcccgccgttcgtcGCCCTCACCGGCCGCCTCTTGTTCCTCCCCGCCTTCGCCGGGTACTCCCTCCTGCTGAAGAAGTAGATGTAGTCGTCCTCCATGCGCTTCTCGTACatgcctgcatgcatgcgccaTGACCACCGCCCAAACCCCAAACTAAGTAGCGTAGCggcgtccccgtcgccggagaagaagaatAAGGTGGAAGGAAAATGAGCGCGCGTACTGTAGAGAACGGCGGGGTGGAAGTCGAGGATGCGGAGCTCGTGGAAGACGTCGTTGAGGGCGCCGGGGAGCTTGCCGCGGAGGAGCTTGCACCTGAGCATGCGGATGAGCTCCAGGTCGCTGGGGACCATGTAGAAGCCAACGGGCTGCCCGTGCCGGTTCTTCCCGTACTCCTccaccaccttctccttccccttgctctccttgccgccgccgccgccgctgccgccttccCCATCCCCCGGCGGCAATGCCGCCATGGCTGGCTACCTACCTACCTAcctagctcgctcgctcgttCGGTCCGGGGAGTTGGCCGGAGTTGTAGTGGatcgggagagggagagatcaGCTTGGCCGCGTCGATGTCGGTCGCGGGAGGCGTGGCGCGGGGTGCGTATTTGAGGGAAGCCGAGACCCGGGAGAAGAagtactccttttttttttttggcgggAGCGAAGCGGTTGTTTGATTCGGATTCGGGTTTGAAATTGAAAGGGGTTAAGAGTATGATTTGGTTTGGAATCCGGCTCCAACTCCAGTTTTGGCATGCAACAGCCTGGCGTtatgacatgttttttttttctttttctggaaGGATTTGGAGTGTATAATTTCTTGCAGGTAGTTAATTAATgttccctccgttttataattaattgttCAATTTTGAGTATGATCgacagtttttttaattagtatataattactTTAGCATTACAGGGTATGATCAAATATGCAATCAGTTTACACTCAAACCTATTTTGGCATGTTTTGGCGTATGAAATACCCACCGATCGAGCGTTGCATCTTAGCTGCCATTCTTCGCACGTCATTTTATCCTAACCATTCATTTACTAAATATGTTCTTCTAGTTTTATGTAACTTGGGCTTAGTTTGGAgataagtaaaagaaaaagacgaTAACGATAACGTGAAACAATATATCTTATTAGTTAAATACTCCATCGCTCCgtactttaataaataaacgaTGACGTTGACATTTTGGTGTAGGtattatcataatatcataaacttaatttagtataaaatgcATTCATAATCTTTAGTTTGATTGAATCTTATCCTAAATATCAATCAGGagaagtaatatattttggttAATATGAGTGGGTAAATAAGTGTCTTTAATGCTTTAGTCTAAACACGGTGCAAGTTTGTGACCAGATCCGAGTTTTATCCCTCTCAAAAAGAAAGATCCGAGTTTTATGCAGTTTCCAGTTTTCTAACATAGTTTTCTTGATTTACAATTAGAATTCATGATTAGTTcatgaaattaatttgaacGGTAGGAggtttaaaactttaaatagtGCTGATTCCTTATTAGTCTCGAAATACTCGAATTCAATGAAAATTAACCCTAACAATACTGCGTGCTGGCGGCTAGGAATTCTCAAATATAGCAATTTTTCGTTACAGGGAATAAAAGCGTAGAACCTTATTAGATTATCCTGAGTTACATTAGTAGAATTTTCTTGGTAAAGAGAATTCAATATATGCAAGAAATAGCAgagaacaacaacaacaatctCCTCTATTCCCCCATTGAGTTTATCCCAGCGTTGATGAGACAAGCAATTCTTAAGTTTAGAGAATAGACGAAAAAAGGAACATGAgatcagaagaaaaaaaaaacgactTATTTGGCCATTTCTTTTAGCCAGGAACTCACTCTTTCTGCACACTTTGCTGTACCCGGAAAATAAGTgaaaagcaaagaaaaaaaaaaaaggtcttcACACTTGTTGATGCCGTCTCAGCAAACTGAAACAATGGACTCAATTAGGTCGATAAGTGGCGCGAGCTCAGCCTTGTCGATCAATTTGAACTCCTGCACAAAGAACAATTATGGTTGAAATTTCCAAATAAAAAGGAGCAGTACATAAAACCTATCTCACTTTTTTACATGGAGAATAAATATTGAGTAACACTGGTTAGTCTAAAGAGCATATCTGACAAACAAATCAAGCAGCTCAAAATTCCGTCAAATCGTCAATCAAAAGTATTCTATATCTTCTCCATCTAAATTGACAGAATTTCTTTGATGAAATAACACGCAAAGATCTTACAAACTAATAAGAACAAGTCCTCTAACTGATTAAATGCATTATCAAATAAGGAGAGAGGTGGAGATCAAACGGCAACCAACCCAGGTGAACAATGTGAAGTGCTTGAAGCAGGTGTTAAGGTGGGCTTCTTCCTTGAGGCTCACAATCTTCTGAAAATGTGAGTGGTAAATATGAGCATAAACGCGGAAAAGCCGCTTGAATATTGTCTTCACGACTTCCCGAAAGTTTTGGGGGAAAGGGGTTCCTGCATAAGTAGTTGAAGGCAAATCAAATCAATCCAGCAGAAAAACAAGAAGTTAATTAATCAGATTACTGTAGCTTATGGATCAGGTGATATATTATGAACTGTTAAATACCAAGTTTCTGAGGGAAAATGGATTCGTCGTCAAGCTGGACCTCAATCCAGTCCATCAAATACTCGACATATTTCGGTGCTGAGACCTCGATGGGTTTCTTGATCTGAACTCCATCTGCCCATCTGTATTCAAacctgaca
It encodes the following:
- the LOC102703903 gene encoding uncharacterized protein LOC102703903, yielding MAALPPGDGEGGSGGGGGKESKGKEKVVEEYGKNRHGQPVGFYMVPSDLELIRMLRCKLLRGKLPGALNDVFHELRILDFHPAVLYSMYEKRMEDDYIYFFSRREYPAKAGRNKRRPVRATNGGTWKASGGSKTVETKKGGRDVAVGQRLTMVFYERRLGGDKKAESVKTNWGMHEFCKFIPGSKNKELEDLAVYRLYKMGRKEEEQELLLELAGSSPPILALPPPEGFDEWLAATALPLQQVAPGLAGGMMSMADQANVGSTSQPYAASQTGTELMEEERETFENSVLSPLSLTSPDLAGSSSPILALPPLEGFDGWFAATALPLQQVAPGLAGGMMSMADQSNVTSTSQPYAASRRGSDLMEEEDWEMVEHSDLSPLRLTSLDLAGSSSLILPLPPPEGFDGWLAASALPLQQVAPGLAGGMMSMADQSNVASTSQPYAASRRGTELMEEEDWAMFDLLSPLSLTSPDGLLSPGEPMDYDDYLQEDDTTDWPLNPLIQPLAVRPPEPDTTGQNSPAPASVDHQLSPPQGAAAADDYSSHQYGLVDYGVLQDQQEPQADGGGAAAMADGDAQQGSPSTVAPWLDLLGNFQRSDGDLIFRFDDGTELGFDKFCHDEDTGGEAEEMLIDGGCDAAHGGDGGCQGMGGRRDVDRLRRCRRWR
- the LOC107305196 gene encoding MOB kinase activator-like 1A isoform X2 → MSLFGLGSKNQKTFRPKKNAPSGNKGVQLKKHIDATLGSGNLRDAVRLPPGEDLNEWLAVNTVDFFNQVNILYGTLMEFCTPTTCPTMSAGPKFEYRWADGVQIKKPIEVSAPKYVEYLMDWIEVQLDDESIFPQKLGTPFPQNFREVVKTIFKRLFRVYAHIYHSHFQKIVSLKEEAHLNTCFKHFTLFTWEFKLIDKAELAPLIDLIESIVSVC
- the LOC107305196 gene encoding MOB kinase activator-like 1A isoform X1: MSLFGLGSNRNQKTFRPKKNAPSGNKGVQLKKHIDATLGSGNLRDAVRLPPGEDLNEWLAVNTVDFFNQVNILYGTLMEFCTPTTCPTMSAGPKFEYRWADGVQIKKPIEVSAPKYVEYLMDWIEVQLDDESIFPQKLGTPFPQNFREVVKTIFKRLFRVYAHIYHSHFQKIVSLKEEAHLNTCFKHFTLFTWEFKLIDKAELAPLIDLIESIVSVC